Proteins from one Malania oleifera isolate guangnan ecotype guangnan chromosome 4, ASM2987363v1, whole genome shotgun sequence genomic window:
- the LOC131152749 gene encoding calcium-binding protein PBP1-like produces MAGNRVVFEDYFPAMVEILGAEGFMKELCKGFRLLMDVDKELITFESLQRNSAVLGMEDTTDDQLRCMLREGDLDGDGALSLTEFCILMFRLSPDLMDESRKWLHEILFNAL; encoded by the coding sequence ATGGCGGGCAATAGGGTGGTGTTTGAGGATTATTTTCCGGCGATGGTGGAGATACTGGGGGCGGAGGGGTTCATGAAGGAGCTGTGCAAGGGGTTTCGGTTGCTGATGGACGTCGACAAGGAGCTGATAACCTTTGAGAGTCTGCAGCGTAACTCGGCGGTGCTGGGGATGGAGGACACCACCGACGACCAGCTCCGGTGTATGCTCCGGGAAGGCGACCTTGACGGCGACGGTGCTCTCTCCCTCACGGAGTTCTGCATTCTCATGTTCCGGCTGAGTCCCGATTTGATGGATGAATCCAGAAAGTGGCTGCACGAAATTCTGTTTAATgctttgtaa